Proteins encoded in a region of the Nonomuraea helvata genome:
- a CDS encoding glucose 1-dehydrogenase, with amino-acid sequence MRALTFAPGRKGTLAVEEVPDPAPGKGQLLVQGLALGVCGTDRELATADYGWPPPGRERMVIGHESLGRVLEVPEGSAYSPGDLVVGVVRRPDPVPCGACLRGEFDMCRNGRYTERGIKQLDGYGSERWTVEAGYAVRLDRSLESVGMLVEPASVVAKAWEQIDRIGSRTWFEPGKLLVTGAGPIGLLAALMGRQRGLEVHVLDRSPEGLKSRLVEELGATYHSATSLKAFATDRPDIIIECTGAGALVMDAMISTAAAGIVCLAGLAPGGRTHRVDAGVINRDIVLENDVVFGTVNANLRHYRDAAVALAKADLGWLERLITRRVPLSHALDAFAPGDDVKVVIDLTT; translated from the coding sequence ATGCGCGCGCTGACGTTCGCACCGGGCAGGAAAGGGACGCTCGCCGTCGAGGAGGTGCCGGATCCCGCGCCGGGCAAGGGCCAGCTGCTCGTGCAGGGGCTGGCGCTGGGCGTCTGCGGGACCGACCGGGAACTGGCGACGGCCGACTACGGCTGGCCGCCGCCCGGCAGGGAGCGGATGGTCATCGGGCACGAATCGCTCGGCCGGGTGCTGGAGGTGCCCGAAGGGTCCGCGTACTCGCCGGGCGACCTGGTGGTGGGCGTGGTGCGCCGGCCGGACCCGGTGCCGTGCGGGGCGTGCCTGCGGGGCGAGTTCGACATGTGCCGCAACGGCCGCTACACCGAGCGCGGCATCAAGCAGCTCGACGGGTACGGCTCCGAGCGCTGGACGGTGGAGGCCGGCTACGCCGTGCGGCTGGACCGTTCGCTGGAGAGCGTCGGCATGCTGGTCGAGCCCGCCTCGGTGGTCGCCAAGGCGTGGGAGCAGATCGACCGGATCGGGTCACGGACCTGGTTCGAGCCTGGCAAGCTGCTCGTCACCGGGGCCGGGCCGATCGGGCTGCTGGCGGCGCTGATGGGGCGGCAGCGGGGGCTCGAGGTGCACGTGCTCGACCGCTCCCCCGAAGGGCTCAAGTCCCGGCTGGTGGAGGAGCTCGGGGCGACCTACCACTCGGCGACGTCGCTCAAGGCGTTCGCCACCGACAGGCCCGACATCATCATCGAGTGCACGGGGGCCGGGGCGCTCGTCATGGACGCCATGATCAGCACGGCCGCCGCGGGCATCGTCTGCCTGGCCGGCCTCGCTCCCGGCGGGCGTACGCACCGGGTGGACGCGGGGGTGATCAACCGGGACATCGTGCTGGAGAACGACGTGGTCTTCGGCACCGTGAACGCGAACCTGCGGCACTACCGGGACGCCGCCGTCGCCCTGGCCAAGGCCGACCTCGGGTGGCTGGAGCGGCTCATCACGCGCCGGGTCCCGCTGTCGCACGCCCTGGACGCCTTCGC